A genomic segment from Archangium lipolyticum encodes:
- a CDS encoding carotenoid 1,2-hydratase yields MRLLDSSSAPPRRSHGYGWLDALPALPDTSGAYRWFYADVTAGEYSAVFIFMVGSLFSARYSAGVKRGALPLEHSAVNFALYHQGRRQCWVLSEYPEASVRHEGRALRIGRSLLEYALDGTVRLEVDERCAPFGRAVRASLVLEPQVPAAEELQLVPGLPHYWRALALRAKARLEVASDGVVSEGLGYHDSNHGAELLGARLPGWHWARVHGPEETVVDYHLPGGVAPLRVSAGAMGTKSERRPLLAEARPTSLTGWGLRVPAQLHAGNTVVGVPKLLESSPFYARVEARRNGLDVMGEVADFRRFHSPYIRWMAHFRTRVERGT; encoded by the coding sequence ATGAGGCTGTTGGACTCTTCATCGGCTCCGCCGAGGCGCTCGCATGGGTATGGCTGGCTGGATGCATTGCCGGCACTGCCGGACACGTCGGGGGCCTACCGCTGGTTCTACGCGGACGTGACGGCGGGCGAGTACAGCGCGGTGTTCATCTTCATGGTGGGCTCGCTCTTCTCCGCGCGCTACTCGGCGGGAGTGAAGCGTGGGGCCCTGCCGCTCGAGCACAGCGCGGTGAACTTCGCGCTCTATCACCAGGGCCGGCGCCAGTGCTGGGTGTTGAGCGAGTACCCGGAGGCCTCGGTGCGGCACGAGGGCCGGGCGCTGCGCATCGGCCGCTCGCTGCTGGAGTACGCGCTGGACGGCACGGTGCGCCTGGAGGTGGACGAGCGGTGCGCGCCTTTCGGCAGGGCGGTGCGGGCCAGCCTTGTGTTGGAGCCCCAGGTGCCGGCGGCGGAGGAGTTGCAACTGGTGCCGGGATTGCCGCACTACTGGAGGGCCCTGGCGCTCCGGGCGAAGGCACGGCTGGAGGTGGCCTCGGACGGCGTGGTGTCGGAGGGCCTGGGCTACCACGACAGCAACCACGGCGCGGAGCTGCTGGGCGCGAGGCTGCCGGGGTGGCACTGGGCGCGCGTGCACGGGCCGGAGGAGACGGTGGTGGACTACCACCTGCCGGGCGGAGTGGCGCCGCTGCGGGTGTCGGCGGGCGCGATGGGGACGAAGTCCGAGCGCAGGCCCCTGCTGGCCGAGGCGCGGCCGACGAGCCTGACGGGCTGGGGCCTGCGGGTGCCGGCGCAACTGCATGCGGGCAACACGGTGGTGGGCGTGCCGAAGCTGCTGGAGTCCTCGCCCTTCTACGCCCGGGTGGAGGCGCGGAGGAACGGGCTGGACGTGATGGGGGAGGTGGCGGACTTCCGCCGCTTCCACTCGCCCTACATCCGCTGGATGGCGCACTTCCGCACGCGCGTGGAGCGTGGGACATGA